DNA from Serinibacter salmoneus:
CAGCCCCGCGTCGCCGGTCAGCACGGTCTCGCCGGCCAGCCCCGTGTCGCCGGTGAGCCCCGCGTCGCCGGCCAGCCCCGTGTCGCCGGTGAGCCCCGCGTCGCCGGCCAGCCCCGTGTCGCCGGTGAGCCCCGCGTCGCCGGCCAGCCCCGCGTCGGCGGACTGACGATCCGGCTGACGCCGGTACCCGCGCCGGCGTCAGCCGCAGCGGTAGCCCATCCCTCGCACGGTGGTGATGAGTTCCGTACCGAGCTTGCGTCGCAAGTACCGGACGTACACATCGACCACGTTGGAACCGGGGTCGAAGTCGTATCCCCAGACCCGGGAGAGCAGTTGCTCCCTGCTGAGGACCTGCCCGGGATGGCGCAGGAACACCTCGGCGAGGGCGAACTCGCGGGCGGAGAGTTCCACCTCGCGGTCCCCGACCCGCGCCCGGCGGGAGCGCATGTCGAGGGCGATGTCCCCCCATCGGATGACGGCATCGCTCTCGCTGACGGCGGACGAACGCAATCGCAGTCGTACCCGTGCGAGGAGTTCCTCGAACCGGAACGGCTTGGCCATGTAGTCGTCGGCGCCACCCTCCAGGCCCGCCACGGTGTCGGTCACCGAGTCGCGGGCCGTCAGCATGATGATGGCGATCGAGCTCCCGTGGCGGCGCAGCGTCCGCGCCACCTCCATGCCGTCGCCGTCGGGCAGGCCGAGGTCCAGGATCATCAGGTCGAAGGCGCCGCCGAGTCCCGCCTCGACCGCCTCGGCGGCCGTGCCCACCACGGTCGGCTGGTACCCGGCGGCGCGTAGGCCCTTCGCCACGAACGCCGCGATGCGCTCGGAGTCCTCCACGATCACGATCTGGCTCACGCGCTACTCCTCCTCCTGTGTGGGGGCCGCCCGGCCCGCCGCACGGTCGCCACTGCTCCCCGCACCGTCCACGATCGCCGCGCTCGGCAGCGTGATCGTGACGCGTGTCCCGAGACCCGGCGCGCTGTCTAGGTGCACGTCACCGCCGTGCCCGGACGCGATCGAGGCGACGATGGCAAGGCCGAGGCCCGTGGAGTCCGCGGGCGCCCCGCGCCCCGAGACGAAGCGATCGAAGACCCGGTCGTGTTCCTGAGGGGGGATCCCGATGCCCTCGTCACGGACCCACAGCCGCAGCGCGGCTCCCTCCCAGGCGGAACCGATGGCCACGTGCGTGTCCGGTGCCGAATAGCGCACGGCGTTGGAGGCGAGTTGCAGGAGTGCCTGGGTCACCCGCTCGCGGTCCAGGAGCGCCGTCCCCTCGGCCAGGGCATCCAGCCGCCAGCGGCGGGGCCCGAGTCCCCGTGCCTTGGCGAGCACGGTGTCGAGCAGTTCGGCGACGTCGGTCGGCTGCGCTCGCACGAAGTCCGGACGCTCCGCCCGGGCGATCGTCGCGAGGTCGTCCACCAGCCGGTTCATCCGATCGAGTTCGTCCAGGGCCAGTTCGCGCGTGGCGGTGGCGTCGGCCACATCGCCGGCGTCCATCAGCTCCAGGTGACCGCGGACAACGGTGAGCGGGGTACGCAGTTCGTGCCCGACGTCGTACATGAACCGCCGTTGGGCCTCGAGCGTGCCCTCCAAGCGGGCGAGCATGGCGTTGACGGTCCGGGTGAGGTCAGCCAGGTCGTCGCTGCCCACCACCGGCACGCGACGGGTCAGGTCGCCGGAACTCACCTCCCGCGCTGTGCGACTGACCAGCGCGACTGGGCGCAGGATCCGCCCGGCGATCGTCCAGCTCACCGCGGCGATGAGGAGGATCGCGGCCAGGGCCACGGCGCCGTAGATGCGCAGGGTGGTCGTCAACGACCTGAGTTCGGCCTGTGCATCGAAGGCCACCACCAGGGCGGCCGGCGGGCCCGTGCCGACCTGGATGGGCACCGTGACGTAGCGGTAGGTGGTCACGGGGGTGTGGGCGCTGGCCAGGACCACCCGGCCCGACTCCCACGGCTCGCCGATCGCGTCGATGAGTCCGATGTCCTCCTGCGGCGTCAGGGCGTTCAGTTCGGCGTACTGCAGTACCCCGGTGGAGTCGATGGTGAAGGCACCCTCGTTCGCGCTCGGTACGAAACGTTGCAGGGCCTGATACAGCAGATCCTGGGCTGAGGCGTAGGGCGCCTGCGTGCGGGGATCGATCTCGGTCTCGGCAAGTGCGCGCACCTCGGCGACGGTGCGTTCGAGGGAGTCGTCGATCTGGGTCTCCAGTCGCTCCCGTTCCAGGAGGTAGAGGACCGCGCCGGCGCAGATCAGGGCGAGCGCGGTCAGTCCGGTCGTCGCCAGCACGATCCGGGCCCGCAGGGAGCCCCACCATCGGCGGCGTGCCGTGCCCGGCTCGGGATCCGCGTCCGGTGCGGTGGTCACGACCCCTCGCTCATGGGAAGGTGCGCGGGCTAGTCGTCATCGTCATCGTCATCGTCGTCGTCCCAGTCGTCGTCATCGTCGCCGTCGTCGTCGTCGTCGTCGTCGTCCCAGTCGTCGTCCCAGTCGTCGTCGTCATCATCGTCGTCGTCCTCGACGTGGGGGGCCGGCGGAACGGCCACGGGTGTCCTGGGCGGGGGGGATGGCAGAGAGGACGGCGTGGGGGAGGAGGGCGCCGGGGACCCTGCGGTGGGGGACTGGGTCGCGGGGGACGGCGTGGTGGCGGGCGGCGTGGAGGCGGGTGGCGTGCTGACGGGGGTCGCAGTCCCGGTGCCGACTGGCTCCGGCAGAATGACGGCGTCGCCGACCTCGCGCACCTCCTGGCCGGGGCCGCCGGCGACGGCGAGAGCCGCAACTGCCAGTACGAGCGCCGCCACCACGGCCACGGCCAGCGTGCGGCCTCGGACCCCCGCCCCGGAACGGGGCGAGGCGTCGTCGTCGGCTGCGGGATCCTCGGCTGCCGTCATGCCAGCAGTGTGTCAGCGCTGCATGAGACGCAGATGAGAGACGTGGTGCCGTGGCCGGCCGCCTGCGGTCAGGAGGCCTCGCCGAGCAGCGCCGCGATGCGCCCCACACCCTCCGCCAGGTCCGCATCACCCAGCGCATAGGAGAGGCGGAGGTAGCCGCTCGGGCCGAACGCCTCCCCGGGCACGACCGCGACCTCGGCCTCGGCCAGGATGAGGGAGGCGAGCTGCGCCGAGGTGGTCGGCGTGGTCCCGCGGATCGTGCGACCCAGCACCCCGCGCACATCCGGGTAGGCGTAGAACGCGCCGAGGGGGGTCGGGCAGTCGACGCCGTCGATGGCGTCGAGCGAGGCCACCATCGCGCGCCGTCGCCGGTCGAGGGCCACCTTCATCTCCTCCACCGCGTCCATGCCGCCGGCCAGGGCCGCGATCGCCGCCCGCTGGGAGACGTTGGCGACGTTCGAGGTCAGGTGCGACTGGAAGTTGGTGGCGGCCTTGATGACGTCCTTCGGTCCCTGCATCCACCCCACGCGCCACCCGGTCATCGCGTAGGTCTTCGCCACGCCGTTCAACACGATCGTGGTCTCGGCGAGGTCCGGCACCGCCTGCAGCACCGGGGTGAAGACGGCGTCGTCGTAGGTCAGGTGCTGGTAGATGTCATCGGTGATCACCCAGATGCCGTGCCGCAGTGCCCAGGCACCGATCGCCGCGATCTGCTCCGGTGAGTAGACCGCCCCCGTGGGGTTGGAGGGGGAGTTCAGCAGCAGCGCGCGGGTCCGCGGGGTCCGGGCCGCCTCGAGCTGGTCCACGCTCACCAGATAGCTGGCCTCGATGCCGGCGAACACCTCCACGGGCACGCCGCCGGCCAGCCGGATGGCCTCGGGATAGGTGGTCCAGTAGGGGGCGGGCAGCAGCACCTCGTCGCCGGGATCGACCACGGCGGCGAAGGCCTGGAAGACCGCCTGCTTGCCGCCGTTCGTCACCAGCACCGAGGTCGGGTCGATCTCGTAGCCGTTGTCCCGCAGCGTGGCCTGGGCAATCGCCTCGCGCAGGGCGGGAAGGCCGGCGGCGGGGGAGTAGCGGTGGTTGGCAGGGTCGAGGCACGCTGCCGCCGCGGCCTCCACCACGTGCGGTGGCGTGGGGAAGTCCGGTTCGCCCGCCCCGAAACCGATCACCGGCCGGCCTGCCGCGCGCAGCGCCTTGGCCTTGGCGTCCACAGCGAGGGTGGCGGACTCGGCGATCGCGCCGAGCCGGGCCGAGACGCGGCGGGGGGTGGGCTGAGGGTCCGTCGATGGCGTACTCACGCGTCCTATCGTGGCACGAGCACGCTCGCTGCGGGTGGGTACAGCGGCCCCGGGCCCACGCGCGGGCAGCGTGCGAGGGCCTCGCGATCTCGTGGCGGGTGGACCCGGTTCGACCTCGCGCCCCGCGTCGCGTACAGTAGTCCCCCGGTGGTGTTACACCGCCCTGCTCAGCCATGCGTCACCGCGGCTGGTTCTCCGGCCGGAGAATCCCCGTGGCGCCGTTGCTGCGGGGTCGGGGCCATCGAAGGGCAGTGGCGCAATTGGTAGCGCACCGGTCTCCAAAACCGGCGGTTGTGGGTTCGAGTCCCGCCTGCCCTGCGCACAACGATCCAGTGACACGACGGCGAGGAAGAGCACGGATGAGCGAGTCCACCGCGACCGGCGCGAGCAAGGCGCCGCAGCAGCGCGCCGGACTGTTTGCGCGCATCGCCCTGTTCATCCGCCAGGTCGTGGCCGAACTGCGCAAGGTCGTCACGCCCACGCGGTCGGAGCTGGTGAACTACACGATCGTCGTCATCGTGTTCGTGCTGATCGTGATGGCGTTCGTGTTCGGACTCGACTTCGTGTTCGGCCGCCTCGTGCTGTGGGCGTTCGGGCAGTAGCGGATCCGAGCCGTCCCTTGCACCGGGTGCGCCGGTGCTCAGGGGGTGCCGGCTGAACGCAGCCGAGCCGAGTTTCACGCGAGGTTCTCAACAGAAAGCAGGTCGGACGTGTCCGAGACCACCGAGTCGCAGCCCGTCGAGGACGGCGGCGCCGCCGTCGACCCCGTCGAGGAGTTCCGGCGCGAACTGCGCGCGATGCCCGGCGACTGGTACGTCATCCACTCCTACGCCGGCTACGAGAACCGCGTGAAGTCCAACCTCCAGACCCGCATCACCACCTTGAACATGGAAGAGGAGATCTTCCAGATCGAGGTGCCGATGGAGGAGGTCGTGGAGGTCAAGGCGAACGCCCAGCAGAAGGTCGTCAAGCGCGTTCGCATCCCCGGGTACGTCCTGGTGCGGATGGACCTCACCGACGAGTCGTGGGGTGTGGTGCGCCACACCCCCGGCGTGACCGGGTTCGTGGGGCACACCCACCAGCCCGTCCCGCTCACGCCGGACGAGGTCATCTCGATGCTCGCGCCCACGCTGGAGAAGCAGGCGCCGGCGAGCGGCGGTGCGGCCACGGGCGCCGAGTCGGGTTCCCAGGGCTCCGCCCGCGAGATCGAGGTGGACTTCGAGGTCGGCGAGTCGATCACGGTCACCGACGGTCCCTTCGAGGGAATGCCTGCCACGATCTCCGAGATCGAGGCGGAGTCCGCGAAGCTCAAGGTTCTCGTGTCCATCTTCGGCCGGGACACCCCGGTCGAGCTCGGGTTCGGCCAGGTCGCCAAGCTCTGAGCACCCGGGCGGCGGACCCGCCGTCCGATGCAACCGGGTCATCGCCCATGGCGTCGGCCCACCACCACGAAGGAAACTCGCATGCCTCCCAAGAAGAAGGTCTCTGGCCTCATCAAGCTCCAGATCCAGGCCGGTGCGGCCAACCCCGCGCCGCCGATCGGCCCCGCGCTCGGTCAGCACGGCGTCAACATCATGGAGTTCTGCAAGGCCTACAACGCCGCCACCGAGTCGCAGCGCGGCAACGTGGTGCCGGTGGAGATCACGGTCTACGAGGACCGCTCCTTCACCTTCGTCCTGAAGACCCCGCCGGCCGCTGAGCTCATCAAGAAGGCCGCCGGTGTGGCCAAGGGTTCCGCGACCCCGCACACCGCCAAGGTCGCCAACCTCTCGCGCGAGCAGGTGCGGGAGATCGCCACCACGAAGCTGGCGGACCTCAACGCCAACGACCTCGAGGCCGCCGAGAAGATCATCGCCGGCACCGCTCGGTCGATGGGGATCACGGTCTCGGAGTAATCGATCCCCGGGCAGCCGCCCGGGGGGTTCACCCCGTGGGAGGGTCCGCGTGGACCCGCACCACACCTGCCACAAGGAGCAGTACGCATGGCCACGCACGGCAAGAACTACCGCAAGGCGGCGGAGCGGATCGACCGCACCGCCCTCTACGCTCCCGCGACGGCGATCCGCCTCGCCAAGGAGACAGCGTCCACCGGTTTCGACCAGACGGTCGAGGTCGCTTTCCGCCTCGGTGTCGACCCCCGCAAGGCGGACCAGATGGTCCGCGGAACCGTCAGCCTGCCCAACGGCACCGGTAAGACCGCCCGCGTGCTCGTGTTCGCCGTCGGTGAGCGGGCGCAGCAGGCCCTGGACGCGGGCGCTGACGAGGTCGGCGGCGACGAGCTGATCGAGAAGGTCGCGGCGGGTTACACCGACTTCGACTCCGCGATCGCCACGCCTGACCTGATGGGCAAGGTGGGTCGTCTCGGTCGCGTGCTCGGTCCGCGCGGCCTGATGCCGAACCCGCGCACCGGCACCGTCACCATGGACGTCGCCAAGGCCGTCGGGGAGATCAAGGGCGGCCGGATCGACTTCCGAGTCGACAAGAACGGCAACCTGCACGCCATCATCGGCAAGGCCTCGTTCACGGTGGAGAAGCTCGCCGAGAACTACGCCGCGCTGTTCGAGGAGCTGCAGCGACTCAAGCCCGCCTCCTCCAAGGGCCGTTACCTGATCAAGGGCACCGTCTCCACCACGATGGGCCCCGGTGTGCCGCTGGACGTGGCGCGCACCCGCAACCTCACCAGCGAGGACGCCGCCTGAGGCACCACGCTGCAGCGCAGGCCCGGATCCCGTGGGGGTCCGGGCCTGCGTCGTCCCCGCGGCGTGCGGCGCTCGTCCGGGCGCCTGCGCCTGGGCGGGGAGGCCGCGGCGGCACCGCGACCGGCGCGTGAGGATCCGGCCGGACACGATTTGGCGCCCGCGCCGGGGGTGTGTACTCTCGGACACGTACCCAAGACCGTCGGTCTCTCACGCTGCCCTGCGTGAGGTGAAATTCCGTGAGGAAGCCTACGCAGGTGCGAGTTCCGCCGTGTGGTGCCCCGTGCGCCGTGAGTGTGAGCCCCGCCCTGTGTGCGGGGCTTTTCTCATGGTCCGACGCTGTGGTCCTGGGGTCGTCCACACGAAAGGAATGCCATGGCGAGGCCGGACAAGGCCGCAGCAGTCGCTGAGCTCACTGAGCTCTTCCGCGACTCCAGCGCCGTCGTCCTCACGGAGTACCGCGGCCTGACGGTCGCACAGCTCCAGGAGCTTCGACGCGCCCTGGGCGCCGACACGCACTACGCCGTGGCGAAGAACACGCTGACCGCGATCGCGGCGCGCGAGGTCGGGTACACCGAGTTCGCGGACAAGCTGGCGGGTCCCTCCGCCATCGCGTTCGTGACGGGTGACCCCGTCAACGCCGCCAAGGGTCTGCGCGACTTCGCCAAGGCCAACCCCGCACTGGTCCTCAAGGCCGGTGTGCTCGAAGGCAAGGAGCTCGCTCCTGCCGATCTCGAAGGACTCGCCGACCTGGAGTCGCGCGAGGTCCTGCTGGCGAAGGCTGCCGGCGCGATGAAGGCCAAGCTCAGCCAGGCGGCTGCGCTCTTCAACGCTCCCGCGTCCAAGACCGTCCGCACCATCGAGGCCCTTCGCGAGAAGCAGGCCGACGCCGCCTGACGGCGGAATCACCCACACAGATCAGGCGGGTCGCGCTGTGCGCCCGACCAGACTAGGAAGGAACGCCCATCATGGCGAAGCTCACCAACGACGAGCTCATCGAGGCTTTCAAGGAGCTCACCCTCATCGAGCTGTCGGACTTCGTGAAGAAGTTCGAGGAGGTCTTCGAGGTCACCGCTGCTGCTCCGGCCGCCGTGGCCGTGGCCGCCCCGGGTGCCGGTGGCGGCGCCGAGGAGGCCGCTGAGGAGAAGACCGAGTTCGACGTCATCCTCGAGGAGATCGGCTCCGGCAAGATCGCCGTCATCAAGGAGGTGCGCGCCATCACGGGTCTCGGCCTGAAGGAGGCGAAGGACCTCGTGGACGGCGCTCCGAAGCCGGTGCTCGAGGGCGCCACCAAGGAGGCCGCGGACAAGGCCAAGGAGGCACTCGAGGGCGCCGGCGCCAAGGTCACCGTCAAGTGATCTGATCGCTTCTCCTGCGGCGCCACGTGCCGCATTCGGTAAGGCCCGGACCGCCACCCGCGCGGTCCGGGCCTTGCCTTAGGTCTCGGTCGTCGGCCCGACTGTGCCACGCCGCACGAGACCATGTGTTTGACTCTGCTTCGCACGAGCGGTATGCTCGCGCTTTGCGCTGCACTGTGCCCCTGGCGTTGCCCTGCCCGTGTTCGATCCGTGTGGATCGCGCCTGCTGCTCGGACCGCCGCGGTCGCGGGGTGGCGCGCGAGAACACCCTTATCGTAGGGAAGGATCCCTCTTGGCTGCCTCGAGCAACCCTTCGATCGCTGACGCCATCGCCAACCGAACTGCCTCGCGAAGGGTTACCTTCGCCAAGATCTCCGAGCCGCTGCAGGCCCCAGACCTGCTCGGCCTCCAGGTCGATTCCTTCGACTGGCTCCTCGGCAACGAGCGCTGGCGCGCTCGTGTGGAGGACGCTACCAAGCACAAGCAGCAGGTGCCCGCCACCAGCGGCCTCGAGGAGATCTTCGCGGAGATCTCCCCGATCGAGGACCTCGGCGGTTCCATGTCGCTGTCCTTCCGCGACCACCGGTTCGAGCCCCCGAAGTTCACGGCCGAGGAGTGCAAGGAGAAGGACTTCACCTACTCCGCACCGCTCTTCGTCACCGCGGAGTTCGTCAACTACACGACCGGCGAGATCAAGTCGCAGACGGTGTTCATGGGCGACTTCCCGCTCATGACCGACCGCGGCACGTTCGTCATCAACGGGACCGAACGTGTGGTCGTCTCCCAGCTCGTGCGCTCCCCGGGCGTCTACTTCGAGCGGGTGGCGGACAAGACCTCGGACAAGGACGTCTTCACCACGAAGGTGATCCCGAGCCGCGGCGCCTGGCTGGAGTTCGAGATCGACAAGCGCGACGCCGTCGGTGTGCGCATCGACCGTAAGCGCAAGCAGTCCATCACCGTCTTCCTCAAGGCGCTCGGGATGACCGAGAGTGAGATCCGCGAGGAGTTCGCCGACTTCCCGGTGGTCCTGGAGACCCTGGAGAAGGATGCCCCGTCCACCCAGGACGAGGCGCTGTTGGACATCTACCGCAAGATCCGTCCGGGCGAGCCGCCCACGGTGGAGGCCGGTCAGGCGCTGCTGGAGAACTTCTACTTCAACCCCAAGCGCTACGACCTGGCCAAGGTGGGTCGCTACAAGCTGAACAAGAAGCTGGGCCGGCACGCCGAGCTCGCGGAGTCCGTCCTGAGCCTGGCCGACATCGTGGCCTCGGTGAAGTACCTGGCCGCGCTCCACCAGGGGCAGACCTCCTACGCGCTGGGCGACGGCGAGGACGAGGTCCGCGTCGAGACCGACGACATCGACCACTTCGGCAACCGGCGTATCCGCGCCGTGGGCGAGCTCATCCAGAACCAGGTCCGCACGGGCCTGTCCCGGATGGAGCGCGTGGTCCGCGAGCGGATGACGACGCAGGACGTCGAGGCGATCACGCCGCAGACCCTGATCAACATCCGCCCGGTCGTGGCCTCCATCAAGGAGTTCTTCGGCACGAGCCAGCTCTCGCAGTTCATGGACCAGAACAACCCGCTCGCGGGTCTGACCCACAAGCGGCGACTCTCGGCCCTGGGCCCGGGTGGTCTCTCCCGTGACCGCGCCAGCATGGAGGTGCGAGACGTCCACCCCTCGCACTACGGCCGGATGTGCCCGATCGAGACCCCCGAGGGTCCGAACATCGGTCTGATCGGCTCCCTCGCGACCTACGCGCGCATCAACCCGTTCGGCTTCGTGGAGACGCCCTACCGCAAGGTCGTGGACGGTCTGGTCACCGACGAGGTGGTCTACCTGACGGCCGACGACGAGGACCGTCACGTCATCGCGCAGGCCAACGCGCCGCTCACGGAGGACTTCCACTTCGCCGACGAGCGCGTCCTTGTGCGCGCCGGCGGTGAGGAGGCGGTGCTGGCACCGGCCGGCGACGTCGACTTCATGGACGTGTCCCCGCGCCAGATGGTGTCGGTGGCCACGGCGATGATCCCGTTCCTCGAGCACGATGACGCCAACCGAGCCCTCATGGGTGCGAACATGCAGCGCCAGGCGGTGCCGCTGGTGCGCTCCGAGGCCCCGTTCGTGGGAACCGGGATGGAGCGCCGTGCCGCGGTGGACGCCGGCGACGTGATCGTGGCCACCAAGCCGGGTGTGGTGACCGAGGTCTCGGCCGATGCGATCGTGGTGGAGCAGGACGACGCGACCACGTTCACCTACCGGGTGGCGAAGTTCCAGCGTTCCAACCAGGGCACCTCCTACAACCAGCGCGTGCTGGTGGACGAGGGGCAGCGGGTCGAGGTCGGTTCCGTGCTGGCCGATGGTCCCGCCACCGACGAGGGGGAGCTCGCCCTCGGACGCAACCTGCTCGTGGGCTTCATGTCCTGGGAGGGTCACAACTACGAGGACGCGATCATCCTCTCCCAGCGCCTCGTCTCGGAGGACGTCCTCTCCTCGATCCACATCGAGGAGCACGAGGTCGACGCCCGCGACACGAAGCTGGGTCCGGAGGAGATCACGCGGGACATCCCGAACGTCTCTGACGAGGTCCTCGCTGACCTGGACGAGCGCGGCATCGTGCGCATCGGCGCCGAGGTCGGCGCCGGCGACGTGCTGGTCGGCAAGGTCACCCCGAAGGGTGAGACGGAGCTGACCCCGGAGGAGCGTCTGCTGCGCGCCATCTTCGGCGAGAAGGCGCGCGAGGTGCGCGACACCTCCCTCAAGGTGCCGCACGGTGAGTCCGGCACGGTCATCGGGGTGCGCGAGTTCAACCGGGAGGACGGCGATGAGCTGCCCCCCGGTGTGAACCAGCTCGTGCGGGTCTACGTGGCCCAGCGCCGCAAGATCACCGATGGTGACAAGCTGGCGGGGCGTCACGGGAACAAGGGCGTGATCTCCAAGATCCTGCCGGTGGAGGACATGCCGTTCCTCGAGGACGGGACGCCGCTGGACGTGGTGCTCAACCCGCTGGGTGTGCCGGGCCGCATGAACGTGGGCCAGGTGCTGGAGACGCACCTCGGGTGGGTCTCCAAGCAGGGCTGGGACGCCGGGATCGAGCAGGCCAAGACGGGCATCCGCCCCGCCTGGGCCGCGAACCTGCCCGACTCCGTGCTGAAGGCCGAGCCGGGGACCCCGGTCGCCACCCCGGTCTTCGACGGTGTGAGTGAGGACGAGCTGGCGGGTCTGCTGGACTCCACGCTGATCAACCGTGACGGCGTGCGGATGATCAACCACACCGGTAAGGCGCGGCTGTTCGACGGTCGTAGCGGTGAGCCGTTCCCGGACCCGATCTCGGTCGGCTACATGTACATCCTGAAGCTGCACCACCTGGTGGACGACAAGATCCACGCCCGCTCCACGGGTCCGTACTCGATGATCACGCAGCAGCCGCTGGGCGGTAAGGCCCAGTTCGGTGGCCAGCGGTTCGGCGAGATGGAGGTATGGGCGCTGGAGGCCTATGGCGCCGCCTACGCGCTCCAGGAGCTGCTGACGATCAAGTCCGACGACGTGCCCGGCCGCGTGAAGGTGTACGAGGCCATCGTCAAGGGTGAGAACATCCCGGAGCCGGGTATCCCGGAGTCGTTCAAGGTGCTCATCAAGGAGATGCAGTCCCTGTGCCTGAACGTCGAGGTGCTCTCGGCCGACGGCACGCTCATCGAGATGCGCGACACCGACGAGGAGGTCTACCGGGCAGCTGAGGAGCTCGGTATCGACCTGTCCCGTCGCCCCGACGCGAGCAGCGTCGACGAGATCTGAGCCCGCTCGCCCCGGCGCGCCACGTGGCGCGCCGGGGCACGGTTCGGATCATCACAACTCTTTACCGGTGACACACCGAAGGAAGTAGGACATCTTGCTCGACGTCAATGTCTTCGACGAGCTGCGTATCGGCCTGGCCACGGCCGACGAGGTGCGGACCTGGTCGCACGGCGAGGTCAAGAAGCCCGAGACGATCAACTACCGCACGCTGAAGCCGGAGAAGGACGGGCTCTTCTGCGAGAAGATCTTCGGGCCCTCCCGCGACTGGGAGTGCAACTGCGGCAAGTACAAGCGCGTGCGCTTCAAGGGGATCGTCTGCGAGCGGTGCGGCGTGGAGGTCACCCGCTCCAAGGTGCGCCGCGAGCGCATGGGCCACATCGAGCTGGCCGCCCCCGTGACGCACATCTGGTACTTCAAGGGTGTGCCCTCGCGTCTGGGCTACCTGCTCG
Protein-coding regions in this window:
- the rpoB gene encoding DNA-directed RNA polymerase subunit beta codes for the protein MAASSNPSIADAIANRTASRRVTFAKISEPLQAPDLLGLQVDSFDWLLGNERWRARVEDATKHKQQVPATSGLEEIFAEISPIEDLGGSMSLSFRDHRFEPPKFTAEECKEKDFTYSAPLFVTAEFVNYTTGEIKSQTVFMGDFPLMTDRGTFVINGTERVVVSQLVRSPGVYFERVADKTSDKDVFTTKVIPSRGAWLEFEIDKRDAVGVRIDRKRKQSITVFLKALGMTESEIREEFADFPVVLETLEKDAPSTQDEALLDIYRKIRPGEPPTVEAGQALLENFYFNPKRYDLAKVGRYKLNKKLGRHAELAESVLSLADIVASVKYLAALHQGQTSYALGDGEDEVRVETDDIDHFGNRRIRAVGELIQNQVRTGLSRMERVVRERMTTQDVEAITPQTLINIRPVVASIKEFFGTSQLSQFMDQNNPLAGLTHKRRLSALGPGGLSRDRASMEVRDVHPSHYGRMCPIETPEGPNIGLIGSLATYARINPFGFVETPYRKVVDGLVTDEVVYLTADDEDRHVIAQANAPLTEDFHFADERVLVRAGGEEAVLAPAGDVDFMDVSPRQMVSVATAMIPFLEHDDANRALMGANMQRQAVPLVRSEAPFVGTGMERRAAVDAGDVIVATKPGVVTEVSADAIVVEQDDATTFTYRVAKFQRSNQGTSYNQRVLVDEGQRVEVGSVLADGPATDEGELALGRNLLVGFMSWEGHNYEDAIILSQRLVSEDVLSSIHIEEHEVDARDTKLGPEEITRDIPNVSDEVLADLDERGIVRIGAEVGAGDVLVGKVTPKGETELTPEERLLRAIFGEKAREVRDTSLKVPHGESGTVIGVREFNREDGDELPPGVNQLVRVYVAQRRKITDGDKLAGRHGNKGVISKILPVEDMPFLEDGTPLDVVLNPLGVPGRMNVGQVLETHLGWVSKQGWDAGIEQAKTGIRPAWAANLPDSVLKAEPGTPVATPVFDGVSEDELAGLLDSTLINRDGVRMINHTGKARLFDGRSGEPFPDPISVGYMYILKLHHLVDDKIHARSTGPYSMITQQPLGGKAQFGGQRFGEMEVWALEAYGAAYALQELLTIKSDDVPGRVKVYEAIVKGENIPEPGIPESFKVLIKEMQSLCLNVEVLSADGTLIEMRDTDEEVYRAAEELGIDLSRRPDASSVDEI